The Budorcas taxicolor isolate Tak-1 chromosome 18, Takin1.1, whole genome shotgun sequence genome window below encodes:
- the CNOT1 gene encoding CCR4-NOT transcription complex subunit 1 isoform X6, giving the protein MNLDSLSLALSQISYLVDNLTKKNYRASQQEIQHIVNRHGPEADRHLLRCLFSHVDFSGDGKSSGKDFHQTQFLIQECASLITKPNFISTLSYAIDNPLHYQKSLKPAPHLFAQLSKVLKLSKVQEVIFGLALLNSSSTDLRGFAAQFIKQKLPDLLRSYIDADVSGNQEGGFQDIAIEVLHLLLSHLLFGQKGAFGVGQEQIDAFLKTLRRDFPQERCPVVLAPLLYPEKRDILMDRILPDSGGVAKTMMESSLADFMQEVGYGFCASIEECRNIIMQFGVREVTAAQVARVLGMMARTHSGLTDGIPLQSISAPGSGIWSDGKDKSDGAQAHTWNVEVLIDVLKELNPSLNFKEVTYELDHPGFQIRDSKGLHNVVYGIQRGLGMEVFPVDLIYRPWKHAEGQLSFIQHSLINPEIFCFADYPCHTVATDILKAPPEDDNREIATWKSLDLIESLLRLAEVGQYEQVKQLFSFPIKHCPDMLVLALLQINTSWHTLRHELISTLMPIFLGNHPNSAIILHYAWHGQGQSPSIRQLIMHAMAEWYMRGEQYDQAKLSRILDVAQDLKALSMLLNGTPFAFVIDLAALASRREYLKLDKWLTDKIREHGEPFIQACMTFLKRRCPSILGGLAPEKDQPKSAQLPPETLATMLACLQACAGSVSQELSETILTMVANCSNVMNKARQPPPGVMPKGRPPSASSLDAISPVQIDPLAGMASLSIGGSAAPHTQSMQGFPPNLGSAFSTPQSPAKAFPPLSTPNQTTAFSGIGGLSSQLPVGGLGTGSLTGIGTGALGLPAVNSDPFVQRKLGTSGLNQPTFQQTDLSQVWPEANQHFSKEIDDEANSYFQRIYNHPPHPTMSVDEVLEMLQRFKDSTIKREREVFNCMLRNLFEEYRFFPQYPDKELHITACLFGGIIEKGLVTYMALGLALRYVLEALRKPFGSKMYYFGIAALDRFKNRLKDYPQYCQHLASISHFMQFPHHLQEYIEYGQQSRDPPVKMQGSITTPGSIALAQAQAQAQVPAKAPLAGQVSTMVTTSTTTTVAKTVTVTRPTGVSFKKDVPPSINTTNIDTLLVATDQTERIVEPPENIQEKIAFIFNNLSQSNMTQKVEELKETVKEEFMPWVSQYLVMKRVSIEPNFHSLYSNFLDTLKNPEFNKMVLNETYRNIKVLLTSDKAAANFSDRSLLKNLGHWLGMITLAKNKPILHTDLDVKSLLLEAYVKGQQELLYVVPFVAKVLESSIRSVVFRPPNPWTMAIMNVLAELHQEHDLKLNLKFEIEVLCKNLALDINELKPGNLLKDKDRLKNLDEQLSAPKKDVKQPEELPPITTTTTSTTPATSTTCTATVPPQPQYSYHDINVYSLAGLAPHITLNPTIPLFQAHPQLKQCVRQAIERAVQELVHPVVDRSIKIAMTTCEQIVRKDFALDSEESRMRIAAHHMMRNLTAGMAMITCREPLLMSISTNLKNSFASALRTASPQQREMMDQAAAQLAQDNCELACCFIQKTAVEKAGPEMDKRLATEFELRKHARQEGRRYCDPVVLTYQAERMPEQIRLKVGGVDPKQLAVYEEFARNVPGFLPTNDLSQPTGFLAQPMKQAWATDDVAQIYDKCITELEQHLHAIPPTLAMNPQAQALRSLLEVVVLSRNSRDAIAALGLLQKAVEGLLDATSGADADLLLRYRECHLLVLKALQDGRAYGSPWCNKQITRCLIECRDEYKYNVEAVELLIRNHLVNMQQYDLHLAQSMENGLNYMAVAFAMQLVKILLVDERSVAHVTEADLFHTIETLMRINAHSRGNAPEGLPQLMEVVRSNYEAMIDRAHGGPNFMMHSGISQASEYDDPPGLREKAEYLLREWVNLYHSAAAGRDSTKAFSAFVGQMHQQGILKTDDLITRFFRLCTEMCVEISYRAQAEQQHNPAANPTMIRAKCYHNLDAFVRLIALLVKHSGEATNTVTKINLLNKVLGIVVGVLLQDHDVRQSEFQQLPYHRIFIMLLLELNAPEHVLETINFQTLTAFCNTFHILRPTKAPGFVYAWLELISHRIFIARMLAHTPQQKGWPMYAQLLIDLFKYLAPFLRNVELTKPMQILYKGTLRVLLVLLHDFPEFLCDYHYGFCDVIPPNCIQLRNLILSAFPRNMRLPDPFTPNLKVDMLSEINIAPRILTNFTGVMPPQFKKDLDSYLKTRSPVTFLSDLRSNLQVSNEPGNRYNLQLINALVLYVGTQAIAHIHNKGSTPSMSTITHSAHMDIFQNLAVDLDTEGRYLFLNAIANQLRYPNSHTHYFSCTMLYLFAEANTEAIQEQITRVLLERLIVNRPHPWGLLITFIELIKNPAFKFWNHEFVHCAPEIEKLFQSVAQCCMGQKQAQQVMEGTGAS; this is encoded by the exons ATTTTCCCCAGGAACGCTGTCCCGTGGTGCTTGCACCACTTTTATACCCTGAAAAACGGGACATTCTAATGGACAGAATCCTGCCTGATTCCGGAGGGGTAGCTAAAACCATGATGGAGAGCTCTTTGGCTGATTTTATGCAAGAAGTGGGCTATGGCTTTTGTGCAAG TATTGAAGAATGTCGCAATATAATCATGCAGTTTGGTGTTCGGGAGGTCACAGCTGCCCAGGTTGCAAGAGTTTTAGGAATGATGGCTCGAACTCATTCAGGATTAACAGACGGAATTCCATTACAG AGTATCTCTGCTCCTGGCAGCGGAATCTGGAGTGATGGAAAAGATAAAAGTGATggagcacaggcacacacatggaATGTAGAAGTCTTGATCGATGTTCTCAAAGAACTG aacCCGAGTTTGAATTTCAAGGAAGTAACTTATGAACTGGACCATCCTGGGTTTCAAATTCGTGACAGTAAAGGACTTCATAATGTAGTCTATGGCATTCAAAGGGGTCTGGGTATGGAAGTGTTCCCTGTAGATCTCATATACAGACCTTGGAAACATGCAGAAGGCCAG ctCTCCTTCATTCAGCATTCCCTTATAAATCCAGAGATCTTCTGTTTTGCCGACTATCCCTGTCATACTGTTGCCACTGATATTCTGAAAGCACCACCAGAGGATGACAATCGAGAAATTGCCACATG GAAGAGCTTGGATTTGATTGAATCTCTGCTAAGGCTTGCAGAGGTAGGGCAATATGAGCAAGTCAAACAGCTCTTCAGCTTCCCTATCAAACACTGTCCAGACATGCTGGTATTGGCCTTATTACAAATCAACACCTCCTGGCACACCTTACGCCATGAACTCATCTCCACTCTGATGCCAATTTTCCTTGGAAACCACCCTAACTCAGCTATAATTTTGCACTATGCATGGCATGGACAG ggaCAGTCTCCCTCAATCCGCCAACTTATCATGCATGCAATGGCAGAATGGTACATGCGAGGGGAGCAGTATGACCAGGCCAAATTGTCTCGAATACTTGATGTGGCCCAGGACTTGAAG gcTTTGTCAATGCTGCTAAATGGTACTCCATTTGCCTTTGTTATTGACCTTGCTGCACTTGCTTCACGTCGTGAATACCTCAAACTTGACAAGTGGCTCACAGATAAAATTCGAGAGCATGGA GAGCCTTTTATCCAGGCTTGTATGACTTTTTTAAAGAGACGGTGTCCTTCTATTTTGGGTGGACTTGCCCCAGAGAAAGATCAGCCCAAAAGTGCTCAACTTCCTCCAGAAACCCTGGCGACAATGTTGGCCTGTTTACAAGCTTGTGCAGG GAGTGTTTCTCAGGAGTTATCAGAAACCATCCTCACCATGGTGGCCAACTGCAGTAACGTTATGAACAAGGCCAGGCAACCACCACCGGGAGTTATGCCAAAAGGACGCCCTCCTAGTGCTAGCAGCTTGGACGCCATTTCTCCCGTTCAG aTTGACCCTCTTGCTGGAATGGCATCTCTTAGTATAGGTGGTTCAGCTGCCCCTCACACCCAGAGTATGCAGGGCTTTCCTCCAAATTTGGGTTCTGCATTCAGTACCCCACAGTCACCAGCAAAAGCATTTCCACCCCTTTCAACCCCAAATCAGACAACTGCATTCAGTGGTATTGGAGGACTTTCATCACAGCTTCCAG TAGGTGGTCTTGGCACAGGCAGCCTGACTGGTATAGGAACTGGGGCTCTTGGACTCCCTGCAGTGAATAGCGATCCTTTTGTACAGAGGAAACTGGGCACCTCTGGACTGAACCAGCCTACATTCCAGCAGA CCGACTTGTCTCAGGTGTGGCCAGAGGCAAATCAGCACTTTAGTAAAGAGATAGATGATGAAGCAAACAGCTATTTCCAGAGAATATATAATCACCCACCACATCCAACCATGTCTGTTGATGAG gtaTTAGAAATGCTACAGAGATTTAAAGATTCTACCATAAAGAGGGAACGAGAAGTATTTAACTGTATGCTAAGGAACTTGTTCGAAGAATATCGGTTCTTCCCCCAATATCCTGATAAAGAGTTACATATAACAGCTTGCCTGTTTGGTGGGATAATCGAAAAAGGACTGGTCACTTACATGGCATTAGGTTTGGCCCTACGATACGTTCTTGAAGCCTTACGCAAGCCTTTTGGATccaaaatgtattattttggGATTGCTGCACTAGATAGATTTAAAAATAG ATTGAAGGACTATCCCCAGTATTGTCAGCACTTGGCTTCGATCAGTCACTTTATGCAATTTCCACATCATTTACAGGAG TATATTGAGTATGGACAGCAATCTAGAGATCCTCCTGTGAAAATGCAGGGCTCTATCACAACCCCTGGAAGTATTGCACTGGCTcaagcccaggcccaggcccaggttCCAGCAAAAGCTCCCCTTGCTGGCCAGGTTAGCACTATGGTAACCACCTCAACAACCACCACTGTTGCTAAAACGGTTACAGTCACCAGGCCAACTGGAGTCAGCTTTAAGAAAGATGTGCCA cctTCTATTAATACAACAAATATAGATACATTGCTTGTGGCCACAGATCAAACTGAGAGAATCGTAGAGCCCCCAgaaaatatccaggagaaaaTTGCTTTTATCTTCAACAACCTCTCCCAGTCAAATATGACACAAAAG GTTGAAGAACTAAAAGAAACTGTGAAGGAAGAATTTATGCCTTGGGTTTCACAATACCTGGTTATGAAGAGAGTCAGTATTGAGCCAAACTTTCACAGCCTGTATTCTAACTTCCTTGACACGCTGAAAAATCCTGAATTTAATAAGATGGTTCTGAATGAGACCTATAGAAACATCAAA GTACTCCTGACCTCTGATAAAGCTGCAGCCAATTTCTCCGATCGGTCTTTGCTGAAGAACTTGGGACATTGGCTAGGAATGATTACACTAGCTAAAAATAAACCAATCTTACACACT gaCTTGGATGTAAAATCTTTGCTGCTAGAGGCTTATGTTAAAGGACAGCAAGAGTTGCTCTATGTAGTGCCCTTTGTTGCCAAAGTCTTAGAATCTAGCATTCGTAGTGTG GTTTTTAGGCCACCCAACCCCTGGACAATGGCTATTATGAATGTATTAGCTGAGCTACATCAGGAACATGACTTAAAG TTAAACTTGAAGTTTGAAATTGAGGTCCTCTGTAAGAATCTTGCATTAGACATCAATGAGCTAAAACCTGGAAACCTCCTAAAGGATAAAGATCGCCTGAAGAACTTAGATGAGCAACTCTCTGCTCCAAAGAAAGATGTCAAGCAGCCAGAGGAGCTCCCTCCTATCACAACCACAA CAACTTCTACAACACCAGCTACCAGCACCACCTGTACAGCCACCGTTCCACCTCAGCCACAGTACAGTTACCATGACATCAATGTCTATTCTCTCGCAGGCCTGGCACCACACATTACTCTAAACCCAACA ATTCCCTTGTTTCAGGCTCATCCACAGCTGAAGCAGTGTGTGCGCCAAGCAATCGAACGGGCCGTCCAGGAGCTGGTCCATCCGGTGGTGGATCGATCAATTAAGATTGCCATGACTACTTGTGAGCAAATAGTCAGGAAGGATTTTGCTCTGGATTCTGAGGAATCTCGAATGCGAATAGCAGCTCATCACATGATGCGGAACTTGACAGCTGGAATGGCCATGATTACTTGCAGGGAACCTTTACTCATGAGCATATCAACCAACCTGAAAAACAGTTTTGCCTCAGCCCTTCGT ACTGCAAGCCCACAACAAAGGGAAATGATGGATCAGGCAGCTGCTCAGTTAGCTCAGGACAATTGTGAATTAGCTTGCTGTTTTATTCAGAAGACTGCAGTAGAAAAAGCAGGCCCTGAGATGGACAAGAGATTAGCAACT gAATTTGAGCTGAGAAAACATGCTAGGCAAGAAGGGCGAAGGTATTGTGATCCTGTTGTGTTAACATACCAAGCTGAGCGGATGCCAGAGCAAATCAGGCTGAAA GTTGGTGGTGTGGACCCAAAGCAGCTGGCTGTTTATGAAGAGTTTGCACGCAATGTGCCTGGCTTCTTGCCCACAAATGATTTAAGTCAGCCCACAGGATTTTTAGCCCAGCCCATGAAG CAAGCTTGGGCAACAGATGATGTAGCTCAGATTTATGATAAGTGTATTACAGAACTGGAGCAGCATCTTCATGCTATCCCGCCAACTTTGGCCATGAACCCCCAAGCTCAGGCCCTCAGAAGTCTTCTGGAGGTTGTAGTATTATCACGGAACTCTCGAGATGCCATTGCTGCTCTTGGATTGCTCCAGAAG gCTGTAGAGGGCTTACTGGATGCCACCAGTGGTGCTGATGCTGACCTCCTTCTTCGCTACAGAGAGTGTCACCTCTTGGTCTTGAAAGCTCTTCAAGATGGCCGGGCATATGGGTCTCCATGGTGTAACAAACAGATCACAAG GTGCCTAATTGAGTGTCGGGATGAATACAAATATAATGTGGAGGCAGTGGAGTTGCTAATTCGCAATCATTTGGTCAATATGCAACAGTATGATCTTCACCTCGCTCAG TCAATGGAGAATGGTTTAAACTACATGGCTGTGGCATTTGCTATGCAATTGGTAAAAATACTGCTGGTGGATGAAAGGAGTGTTGCCCACGTTACTGAGGCAGATCTGTTCCACACCATTGAAACCCTCATGAGGATTAATGCTCACTCCAGAGGCAATGCTCCTGAAGG ATTGCCCCAACTGATGGAAGTAGTGCGATCCAACTATGAAGCAATGATTGATCGTGCTCATGGAGGCCCTAACTTTATGATGCATTCTGGGATCTCTCAAGCCTCAGAGTATGATGATCCTCCAGGCCTGAGGGAGAAGGCAGAGTATCTTCTGAGGGAATGGGTGAATCTCTACCATTCAGCAGCAGCTGGTCGTGACAGTACCAAAGCTTTCTCTGCGTTTGTTGGACAG ATGCACCAGCAAGGAATCCTGAAGACTGATGACCTCATAACAAGGTTCTTTCGTCTGTGTACTGAAATGTGTGTTGAAATCAGTTACCGTGCTCAGGCAGAGCAGCAGCACAATCCTGCTGCTAATCCCACCATGATCCGAGCCAAGTGCTATCACAACCTGGATGCCTTTGTCCGACTCATTGCACTGCTAGTAAAGCACTCAGGGGAGGCCACCAACACTGTCACAAAGATTAATCTGCTGAATAAG GTCCTCGGTATAGTAGTGGGCGTTCTCCTGCAGGATCATGATGTTCGGCAAAGTGAATTTCAGCAACTTCCCTACCATCGAATTTTTATCATGCTGCTCTTGGAACTCAATGCACCTGAGCATGTGTTGGAAACCATTAATTTCCAGACACTTACAGCTTTCTG CAACACATTCCACATTTTGAGGCCTACCAAAGCTCCTGGCTTTGTGTATGCTTGGCTTGAACTGATCTCCCATCGGATATTTATTGCAAGAATGCTGGCACACACGCCACAGCAGAAG ggATGGCCTATGTATGCACAGTTACTGAttgatttattcaaatatttagcGCCTTTCCTTAGAAATGTGGAACTCACCAAACCTATGCAAATCCTCTACAAG GGCACTTTAAGGGTGCTGCTAGTTCTTTTGCATGATTTTCCCGAGTTCCTTTGTGATTACCATTATGGATTCTGTGACGTGATCCCACCTAATTGTATCCAGCTAAGAAATCTGATCCTGAGTGCCTTCCCAAGAAACATGAGGCTCCCAGACCCTTTCACTCCTAATCTGAAG GTGGATATGTTGAGTGAAATTAACATCGCTCCCCGGATTCTCACCAATTTTACTGGAGTGATGCCACCTCAGTTCAAAAAGGATTTGGATTCCTATCTTAAAACTCGATCACCCGTCACTTTCCTGTCTGATCTGCGCAGCAACCTACAG GTATCCAATGAGCCTGGTAATCGCTACAACCTCCAGCTCATTAATGCACTGGTGCTCTATGTAGGGACTCAGGCCATTGCACACATCCACAACAAGGGCAGCACACCTTCGATGAGCACCATCACGCACTCAGCTCACATGGACATCTTCCAGAACCTGGCTGTGGATTTGGACACTGAAG GTCGGTATCTCTTCTTGAATGCAATTGCAAATCAGCTGCGGTACCCAAATAGCCACACTCACTACTTCAGCTGTACCATGCTGTACCTTTTTGCAGAGGCCAACACTGAAGCTATTCAAGAACAGATCACAAG GGTTCTTTTGGAACGGTTGATTGTAAATAGGCCACATCCTTGGGGTCTTCTTATTACCTTCATTGAGCTGATTAAAAATCCAGCATTTAAATTCTGGAACCATGAATTTGTACACTGTGCCCCAGAAATTGAAAA GTTATTCCAGTCCGTCGCACAGTGCTGCATGGGACAAAAGCAGGCTCAGCAAGTAATGGAAGGGACAGGTGCCAGTTAG